CGACGCCGATCCCGCGTTGCAGGAGCTCGAGGTACTGCGCGCCGGACTCGCCGAAGCCTTTGTCGAACTCACCAATCCGCACGCACGCGAGGCCGCCTGATGAACACCATTGCCACTTCCACGCCAACGCCCGTCGTCGCGCGTGCGCCGGCGGTGCGCGCCTGCCTGGTCGAACTGCGCTGCGAACTGCTGAAACTGCTGCGCGAACCGGCGTACGTGCTGCCCGCGGTGTTGTTCCCGGTGCTGTTCTACCTGCTGTTCGGCGTGATGCTGTCGGGCATGGGTGCGCCGCCGGCGTTCCTGCTTGCCGGCTACGGCGTGTTCGGCACCATCGGCGCGACCCTGTTCGGCGTCGGCGTGGGCGTGGCCAACGAACGCGAGCAGGGGCTGCTGCGCCTGCGCCGCGCACTGCCGGCGCACCCGTTGGGCTGGCTGCTCGCCAGGACCCTGGCGGCGATGGGGTTCTCGCTTGCGATCACTGCGCTGCTGGCGATCGTCGGCAGCACGCTCGGTGGCGTATCGCTGCCGATGTCGGGCTGGGCGCTGCTGTTCGTGGTGAACCTGTCCGGGGTGCTGCCGTTCGCGGCGCTCGGCTTCCTGATCGGCAGCCTGGTCGGCGGCAACGCGGCGATCGCGGTGGTCAACATGCTGTTCCTGCCGATGGTGTTCCTGTCCGGCCTGTGGCTGCCGCTGACGATGCTGCCGGACTTCTTCGCCCGGTTGGCCCCGGTGTGGCCGGCCTATCATCTGGGCCAGATCGCCTTCAAGGTGGTCGGCCATGACGCGGGGGGCGCGTTGTGGCTGCACCTGCTGGCCCTGCTGGTGCCGGCCCTCGTATTTGCACACTTCGCGTGGCGACGGCTGTCGAGCCGATGAGTCCTGCATACAACTTCGGA
This portion of the Luteimonas yindakuii genome encodes:
- a CDS encoding ABC transporter permease, whose product is MNTIATSTPTPVVARAPAVRACLVELRCELLKLLREPAYVLPAVLFPVLFYLLFGVMLSGMGAPPAFLLAGYGVFGTIGATLFGVGVGVANEREQGLLRLRRALPAHPLGWLLARTLAAMGFSLAITALLAIVGSTLGGVSLPMSGWALLFVVNLSGVLPFAALGFLIGSLVGGNAAIAVVNMLFLPMVFLSGLWLPLTMLPDFFARLAPVWPAYHLGQIAFKVVGHDAGGALWLHLLALLVPALVFAHFAWRRLSSR